The bacterium region TCGCAGGACGAAATCGGCACGCCGTTTTGTATTACAGTTGATTTTGACAGTTTAGAGAAAGGAGATGTCACTGTCCGCGACCGCGACACAATGAAACAGGAAAGAGTCAAAATTGAGAACCTGAAAGAAATCTTGGAAAAAGAACTTAAAAAATAAGTTGTATGACAAAATGATGTTTAATCCAAAAATAGAAAGAATCAAAAAATTAGCAGAACTTTTCCCTAGGGTTATATCGGAGTTAGAAAATATTTTTGGCAAATCCGCGAATATTTATATTGATTGGCAAAATGTTATTCATTGGCAAGAAAAATTAGGATGGCATTTTAATATCAGAAGAATGAAACAGTTTTTTTGATTCTTTTAGCGCAATTCAATCGGTAAAAATTTATACGGGTACTCTTGATGGCGATGCAAAATCAGAGGGACAAATTAAAGAATTTATTTGTTGGCCGAGAGAAATTCCGCAAAATATAAAAAGCAAGATAGGCGTCTTGTAAAACGCCAAAGGGATTCCTTGCGGAACCCCTAAGCTACGAATTAATGATCTTTCGATCATTTATATGATACCGTTGGCAGCAAGCTATGTCAATAACTAATCTGTTAATAACTTTTATAGTGAACTATTGGTCTAAAAAGCTGAAAAATAGAGCCCCAAAGTAGAGCAAATTAGGAAAAGATCAAAAAAATAATTGAGGAACAATTTTATGCTTAAAATAAATTGGTTTACTAAAATATTAATGCGTTTTGCTCCTAAAACTTTTCTGTTCCACGCAGCTAAGAAACAAGGAATTGAACCTCAAAAAATTGATTACGCAATGAAACTTTTTGGAGAAAATAGCAGAGTGGATATTCATCCTTTGACTAGCCGGAGCGGTAGAGGGTTTATTGTTGTTTTGGATAATAAGTTATCTTTGTATTTTTACCAAGATGGAGACCACTTTTACTATGATGGTTGCGAGATGGGAGAATACGAAAAAGGAGACGTAACTATTTTTGATAAGATTCAAGAATAAAATATAGTTGGCAAAAACATTCTAATATTCTGGAGAATGTCGGAATGTTAAAAATTAGCCAATATTTCGACAATCTCAGAGCAGGCAGAAAATCAGGATTTAAGTTATAATCAACTCAAATGACTCAAGATTTCAAAAAAATAGTTTTAGATAACGGATTGCGGATAATTTTGGCGCCGCAAGCCCAAAGTTTGGCAACAACGGTTTTAATTTTGGTTGAAGCCGGCTCCAAATATGAAACTAAAGAAATAAACGGCCTCTCTCATTTTTTGGAGCATATGTGTTTTAAGGGCACCAAAAAACGGCCGACCAGCATTGAAATCAGTTCTGAATTAGACGGCCTCGGCGCGGTTTATAACGCTTTTACCGATATGGAATTCACCGGTTATTTCGCCAAAGCCCGACCCGATCATTTTGAGGCCATTTTAGATGTAATTTCCGACATGTATCTTAACCAGATTTTTGACCTTAAAGAAATTGAAAAAGAAAGGGGAGTTATTATTGAAGAATTAAATATGTATGAGGATTTGCCAATGAGGCGGGTGCAAGAATCGTTTACGAATCTGCTTTACGGCGACCAGCCGGCCGGCTGGGATATCGGCGGCAAAAAGGAAGTGATTAAAAAATTAACCCGTGATGACTTTATTAAATACCGTAATGAACATTATTTAGGCCAGGCATCTTTGGTCGTGGTGGCGGGGCGATTTGACGAGGAAGAAGCGGTTGAAAAAATTAAAACTGTTTTTGCCGATATAAAAACAGGCAAAAAAACCCCGAAAATAAAAACCATTGAGCAACAGGAC contains the following coding sequences:
- a CDS encoding pitrilysin family protein is translated as MTQDFKKIVLDNGLRIILAPQAQSLATTVLILVEAGSKYETKEINGLSHFLEHMCFKGTKKRPTSIEISSELDGLGAVYNAFTDMEFTGYFAKARPDHFEAILDVISDMYLNQIFDLKEIEKERGVIIEELNMYEDLPMRRVQESFTNLLYGDQPAGWDIGGKKEVIKKLTRDDFIKYRNEHYLGQASLVVVAGRFDEEEAVEKIKTVFADIKTGKKTPKIKTIEQQDKPRILLKTKKTDQTHLVLGVRAFDLFDERKYALEVLADILGGGLSSRLFQKIRGEMGAAYYVNAGAGLYTDHGYLAASAGVDHAKINEVIEAILEEFKKLATEPIGEKELERAKNHLIGHLIMGLETSDQLAGFYGIEEIIARKIITPQELIKKIQEVKSGEIREIAKDIFQDSKLNLALIGPFEEPARFEKILSLK